The DNA segment GCCACGAACTGGAAGGCCGCCCCCGCCACGAACACCGCGCAGAAGATCCCGCAGCCCGCCAGCAGCGCCACCGGCATCAGCAGCAGTCGGCCCACGCTCCAGTCCACGTCCAGCCGGGTCAGCGCCCAGCCCAGCACCAGCGAACCCTGGGTGACCCGGCCGAGGCGGCGCAGCGCGAACCGGTCCGCCGCCACCTGCGCCAGTATCGGCGCCGGCCGCACCAGCAGCGCGTCCAGCGTGCCGTCCCGCAGCCGCCGGCCCAGCCGGTCCATCGAGCCGATCACCAGGTCCGCGAGACCGAAGGAGACCGCCGACAGGCCGTACAGGAACGCCACTTCGGGCAGCGACCAGCCGCCGAGGGCACGCACCCGCGAGAACATCAGCATGATCGCGACGAAGTCGAAGAAGGTCGCCGCGAAACTCCCGAACGTGGTCATGGCGAACGACGCCCGGTACGCCATCGTCGACCGGATCCACATCCCCGCGATCAGCCCGTACGCCCGCGCCCCCGCCACGAGCCGCCCGCGCTCAGCCACCCTGCACCACCACCCGCCGCGTCGCCACCGACTGGAGCAGCCGCCCGCCGCCCAGCAGCACCACGGCCCACGCCCCCTGGAACAGATACGTGCGCAGCGGATCTCCGTGCCCGAGCAGGATGTCCGCCGGCGCCTGGAGGAGCGAGGACCAGGGCAGAGCGCGTACGACGGTGCCGAGCGCCCCCGGGAACACGTTCAGCGGCAGCAGCATCCCCGAGCAGAAGTAGCCGAGCAGCCACGTCATCTGGCTCACCCCGGTGCCGTCCAGCAGCCAGAACGCGCTCAGCGCCACCAGATAGCGGATGCCGAAGCCGACCAGCATCGCCAGCAGCACGGCCAGCCCGAACGCCGCCCAGGTGCCCGGGTCCGCCGGCAGGTACGCCGGAAAGACCAGCGCGCCGAAGACGAACGGCACCACCCCCCGCCCCAGCAGCTGGAAGAACGCCCGGCCCAGATCGGCGGAGAGCCACCACAGCTGGAGGTCGGCCGGCCGGTACAGGTCGATCGCCACATCCCCCGTGCGGATGCGTTCCATCAGCTCGTCCTCGACGCCCCCGCCGCTGAT comes from the Streptomyces sp. SUK 48 genome and includes:
- a CDS encoding ABC transporter permease translates to MWIRSTMAYRASFAMTTFGSFAATFFDFVAIMLMFSRVRALGGWSLPEVAFLYGLSAVSFGLADLVIGSMDRLGRRLRDGTLDALLVRPAPILAQVAADRFALRRLGRVTQGSLVLGWALTRLDVDWSVGRLLLMPVALLAGCGIFCAVFVAGAAFQFVAQDAAEVQNAFTYGGTTLLQYPPTVFGKELVRGVTFVLPLAFVNWLPASYILGRPYPLDLPGWVAWTTPLVAAGCCALAGLAWRAGLRSYRSTGS